The Candidatus Desulfofervidus auxilii genome includes a window with the following:
- a CDS encoding type II toxin-antitoxin system VapC family toxin, with translation MIMLDTSFIIDLFKNPDRVKKYFSLIDKEGACLTSISYFEIFRAKRFMSKREISYFNQLFSAYPVYTFDLEASEKASEIWIKLERLGETVSVLDVMIGGIMLANGVDKIITRDRDFQTMSKVVDIEAIIV, from the coding sequence ATGATCATGCTTGACACTTCTTTCATAATAGATTTGTTTAAAAATCCAGATAGAGTGAAAAAGTACTTTAGCTTAATTGATAAGGAGGGCGCATGTTTAACCTCGATATCATATTTCGAAATTTTTAGAGCGAAGAGATTTATGAGTAAAAGAGAGATCTCATATTTTAATCAATTATTTAGTGCCTATCCAGTTTACACATTCGACCTAGAGGCCTCTGAAAAGGCATCTGAGATATGGATAAAACTTGAAAGACTAGGTGAAACTGTAAGCGTTCTAGACGTTATGATAGGTGGAATAATGTTAGCTAATGGAGTGGATAAGATAATAACAAGAGATAGGGACTTCCAAACAATGAGTAAAGTAGTAGATATAGAGGCAATCA
- a CDS encoding antitoxin VapB family protein, which produces MKTITIREEVYEKLVKLKREGESFSDVIERLLNRPRISVRFFAGRLKDSEALKYLEETWLEFRRRVKLR; this is translated from the coding sequence ATGAAAACAATAACTATTAGAGAAGAAGTATATGAAAAGCTCGTCAAACTGAAGAGAGAGGGTGAAAGCTTCTCTGATGTAATTGAGAGATTGCTAAATAGGCCTAGAATTAGTGTAAGGTTCTTTGCTGGAAGGCTTAAGGATAGTGAGGCACTGAAGTACCTTGAGGAGACATGGCTTGAGTTTAGGAGGAGAGTAAAGTTAAGGTGA
- a CDS encoding cysteine hydrolase gives MSKMAIIVIDMLKDFVYGALKCERALQIIPNIKRLLDYARRKGIPIIYANDAHLPEIDLEFKKWGPHAIKGTEGAEVIEELKPQEKDFIVEKRRYSAFYETGLDMLLRELNVDTLVLTGIHTNICVKHTAADAFYRGYKIIVPEDCVTAFKEEDHRW, from the coding sequence ATGTCTAAGATGGCTATAATAGTAATAGATATGCTAAAGGACTTTGTCTACGGTGCGCTCAAGTGCGAGAGAGCGCTCCAGATAATACCTAATATCAAGAGGCTACTGGATTACGCGAGGAGAAAGGGAATACCCATCATATATGCTAATGATGCACATTTGCCTGAAATTGATCTGGAGTTTAAGAAATGGGGACCCCATGCTATAAAGGGTACTGAGGGGGCGGAGGTAATAGAGGAGCTTAAGCCTCAGGAGAAGGATTTCATAGTTGAAAAGAGGAGGTATAGTGCATTCTATGAAACGGGATTGGATATGTTGCTTAGGGAATTAAATGTGGATACTTTGGTTCTCACAGGCATACATACGAACATATGTGTTAAGCATACGGCGGCGGACGCCTTCTATCGAGGCTATAAGATAATAGTCCCAGAGGACTGTGTAACTGCATTTAAAGAAGAGGATCACAGATGGG